A genomic window from Salvia splendens isolate huo1 chromosome 11, SspV2, whole genome shotgun sequence includes:
- the LOC121754697 gene encoding MA3 DOMAIN-CONTAINING TRANSLATION REGULATORY FACTOR 2-like has product MDYTDKFMSSEHQEQFRSALKSPRFPRSPRSPRPSKHTGSPIKTQKPHSGKVGDPKKGGSGGKGTWGGLLDMEGGHVDDPNDPNYISDKDDAKLSTRTDEQFEEFRKKATIMVEEYFDNDDVTSTANELREIDMPGYYFYFVKKLVSIAMDRRDKEKEMASILLSSLYGDVIDPKQVYKGFQKLVQSADDLVVDIPDAVDVLAMFIARAIVDDILPPSFLTKTMAYLSKDSKAVGVIKRAEKGYLSAPLHAEIIERCWGGSKNKTVEDFKAKINDLLVEYVVSGDVREARRCIKDLHVPHFHHEIVKRAILMAMEKRQAEGRLLELLKRTCEEGLINSSQISKGFSRIIDSVDDLSLDIPNAKVLLQSLISKAASEGWLSASSLRSLSLIPGRQVVEESMLKDFKKKAESIIREYFLAGDVSEVICCLEFENGSGVAELNAAFVKKLITLAMERKNREKEMASVLLSSLCFPSDDVVSGFIMLIESADDMALDIPIVVEDLAMFLARAEVDEVLTPHEMDEIGRHFPGPTSVGNKVTQMAMSLLKARLSGERILRCWGGGGSSNNGWTVEDVKDKVGKLLEEYAAGGDTREACRCIKELGMPFFHHEVVKRCLVILMEMKNERMWSLLSHCFDMQLITMTQMSKGFVRVSDSLDDLALDVPDAKKQFHNLLHKAANKGWLDTSLLPINGFTFT; this is encoded by the exons ATGGACTACACAGATAAGTTTATGTCAAGCGAGCATCAGGAACAATTTCGATCAGCTTTA AAATCTCCACGATTCCCAAGATCTCCCCGATCGCCAAGACCTAGTAAGCACACTGGGAGCCCCATCAAGACTCAAAAGCCCCATTCTGGGAAAGTTGGTGATCCCAAAAAAG GCGGTTCTGGTGGGAAAGGAACCTGGGGAGGACTGCTTGATATGGAAGGTGGCCACGTGGATGATCCAAACGATCCGAATTACATCAGTGATAAG GATGATGCGAAGCTCTCCACCAGAACGGATGAGCAGTTTGAGGAGTTCAGGAAGAAGGCCACAATCATGGTGGAGGAATATTTCGACAATGATGATGTTACCTCGACTGCTAATGAACTGAGAGAAATTGATATGCCAGGTTACTACTTCTATTTTGTGAAGAAGTTGGTCTCCATTGCCATGGACAGACGGGACAAAGAGAAGGAGATGGCTTCGATTCTGCTATCCTCTCTCTACGGTGATGTGATTGATCCCAAACAAGTCTACAAAGGCTTTCAGAAGCTGGTGCAGTCTGCAGACGACTTGGTGGTGGACATTCCTGACGCGGTTGATGTTCTTGCAATGTTCATTGCTAGAGCCATTGTTGATGACATACTCCCCCCCTCGTTCCTGACAAAGACAATGGCCTATCTGAGCAAGGACTCGAAGGCCGTGGGTGTGATCAAACGAGCTGAGAAAGGATATTTGTCAGCCCCTTTGCACGCAGAGATCATTGAGAGGTGTTGGGGAGGCAGCAAGAACAAGACAGTGGAGGATTTCAAGGCAAAAATAAATGACTTGTTGGTAGAGTATGTGGTGAGTGGGGATGTGAGGGAGGCACGCAGATGCATAAAGGATCTGCACGTCCCTCACTTCCATCACGAGATAGTGAAGAGGGCTATCTTGATGGCTATGGAGAAAAGGCAGGCAGAAGGGCGACTGCTCGAGTTGCTGAAGAGGACTTGTGAGGAAGGGTTGATCAATTCAAGCCAGATATCGAAAGGGTTCTCCAGAATCATCGACTCTGTAGACGATCTGTCTCTGGATATCCCAAATGCAAAGGTGCTACTGCAGTCATTGATCTCAAAAGCAGCATCAGAGGGGTGGTTGAGTGCTTCGTCTCTGAGGTCGTTGTCGCTCATTCCTGGGAGGCAGGTGGTCGAGGAAAGCATGCTCAAGGACTTCAAGAAGAAGGCCGAGTCGATAATCAGGGAGTATTTCCTAGCGGGTGACGTATCAGAGGTGATCTGCTGCTTGGAGTTTGAGAATGGTTCGGGCGTGGCTGAGCTCAATGCAGCGTTTGTGAAGAAACTGATCACTCTAGCCATGGAGAGAAAGAACAGAGAGAAGGAGATGGCTTCTGTGCTGCTATCTTCTCTGTGTTTTCCATCTGATGATGTGGTGAGTGGTTTCATCATGCTGATAGAGTCAGCAGACGACATGGCCCTCGACATCCCCATCGTGGTGGAGGATCTAGCCATGTTCCTGGCACGGGCAGAGGTGGACGAGGTGCTGACACCACACGAGATGGATGAGATAGGCAGACATTTCCCGGGACCAACCTCAGTAGGAAACAAGGTGACACAAATGGCAATGTCTCTATTAAAGGCCCGACTATCCGGGGAGCGGATCCTGAGGTGCTGGGGAGGTGGAGGAAGCTCCAACAACGGGTGGACGGTGGAGGACGTGAAGGACAAGGTGGGGAAGCTGCTGGAGGAGTATGCAGCGGGCGGGGACACGAGGGAGGCGTGCCGGTGCATAAAGGAGCTAGGGATGCCATTCTTCCACCATGAGGTGGTGAAGAGGTGCTTGGTGATATTGATGGAGATGAAGAATGAGAGGATGTGGAGTTTGCTAAGTCATTGCTTTGATATGCAACTAATCACCATGACTCAAATGAGTAAAGGGTTTGTGAGAGTGTCTGATAGCCTTGATGATCTGGCTTTGGATGTGCCTGATGCCAAGAAACAGTTTCACAATCTGCTGCACAAAGCAGCCAACAAAGGATGGCTAGACACTTCTTTGCTACCTATCAATGGCTTTACCTTTACTTGA
- the LOC121755666 gene encoding tRNA pseudouridine(38/39) synthase-like isoform X2, giving the protein MEGNPNNIELINSLQAEVESLRERINQLETEKAKLSQKLSGCVCQKNAGSDRSLSVDCTSSIGEMEMLKLNKIGTLNRSKYKESGDHTMALHHLPKRHVALKVMYFGQRFYGFASEAQMDPTVESEIFKALYKTRLVSGDKKELQYSRCGRTDKGVSSVGQVISLSLRSNLKETSTSNGYSAEISAEESCDGELDYVKILNRALPNDIRIIGWSPAPTDFNARFNCLSREYKYFFWRENLNIMAMESAGKRFIGEHDFRNFCKMDAANVHNYRRYITSFEIFSCNERYGDDELWAMKIKGSAFLWHQIRCMVAVLFMIGQGLESSNVIDKLLDIERTARKPQYKMAPEIPLVLQSCEFDDLKFKCSSDAKQALRAHLEKECRSYKLEAAIFHEALLSCSSTFSDSSQLNSRTKKKGPTHIPLMSRPTELTLMNLSASYEERRAKLAASRSNK; this is encoded by the exons ATGGAGGGAAATCCCAACAACATCGAACTCATCAATTCGCTTCAAGCTGAAGTGGAGTCTCTCCGAGAAAGGATTAAT CAACTAGAGACCGAGAAGGCTAAGCTCTCTCAGAAGCTCTCGGGTTGCGTCTGCCAGAAG AATGCAGGGAGTGATAGATCTCTATCTGTGGACTGCACTAGCTCGATTGGGGAAATGGAGATGctgaaattgaataaaatcgGTACACTAAACAGATCAAAATATAAAGAATCAG GTGACCATACAATGGCCTTGCATCATTTACCGAAACGACATGTTGCTTTAAAGGTTATGTATTTTGGCCAAAG ATTTTACGGTTTTGCTTCAGAGGCACAGATGGATCCAACGGTAGAA TCGGAAATTTTTAAGGCCCTTTACAAGACAAGGTTAGTATCTGGTGATAAGAAGGAATTGCAATACTCAAGATGTGGCAGAACAGACAAGGGAGTCTCGTCTGTTGGCCAA GTAATATCTCTATCTCTACGATCAAATCTTAAAGAAACATCAACCAGCAACGGATATTCTGCGGAAATCTCTGCTGAGGAATCATGTG ATGGTGAACTAGATTATGTAAAGATACTAAATAGAGCTCTTCCTAATGATATTAGAATTATTGGATGGTCACCTGCTCCAACTGATTTCAATGCAAG GTTCAATTGTTTGAGCAGGGAATACAAGTACTTCTTTTGGAgagaaaatttaaatatcatG GCAATGGAAAGTGCAGGAAAGAGATTCATTGGGGAACATGATTTCAGAAATTTTTGTAAGATGGATGCAGCTAATGTCCACAACTATAGGCGGTACATCACATCATTTGAGATTTTCTCATGCAATGAAAG GTATGGAGATGATGAGCTCTGGGCAATGAAAATCAAAGGTAGTGCTTTCCTGTGGCACCAGATCCGATGCATGGTTGCTGTGTTGTTTATGATTGGCCAAGGTCTTGAATCTTCTAAT GTGATAGACAAGTTACTGGATATTGAAAGAACAGCAAGGAAACCTCAATACAAAATGGCTCCAGAGATTCCCCTCGTTCTTCAGTCTTGTGAATTTGATGATCTCAAATTTAAGTGTTCATCAG ATGCTAAGCAAGCTCTACGTGCTCACTTGGAGAAGGAATGTCGAAGTTACAAACTTGAAGCAGCAATCTTTCACGAGGCCTTGCTCAGCTGTTCAAGCACCTTCTCGG ATTCCAGTCAGCTAAACAGTAGAACAAAGAAGAAGGGACCGACTCACATTCCACTGATGTCGCGACCAACTGAGC TTACTCTTATGAATCTTTCAGCCTCGTATGAAGAACGACGCGCTAAACTGGCTGCTAGTCGATCAAACAAGTAG
- the LOC121755666 gene encoding tRNA pseudouridine(38/39) synthase-like isoform X1 — translation MEGNPNNIELINSLQAEVESLRERINQLETEKAKLSQKLSGCVCQKNAGSDRSLSVDCTSSIGEMEMLKLNKIGTLNRSKYKESGDHTMALHHLPKRHVALKVMYFGQRFYGFASEAQMDPTVESEIFKALYKTRLVSGDKKELQYSRCGRTDKGVSSVGQVISLSLRSNLKETSTSNGYSAEISAEESCDGELDYVKILNRALPNDIRIIGWSPAPTDFNARFNCLSREYKYFFWRENLNIMAMESAGKRFIGEHDFRNFCKMDAANVHNYRRYITSFEIFSCNERYGDDELWAMKIKGSAFLWHQIRCMVAVLFMIGQGLESSNVIDKLLDIERTARKPQYKMAPEIPLVLQSCEFDDLKFKCSSDAKQALRAHLEKECRSYKLEAAIFHEALLSCSSTFSGMKATSYILPEILLQNLLVADSSQLNSRTKKKGPTHIPLMSRPTEPSYEERRAKLAASRSNK, via the exons ATGGAGGGAAATCCCAACAACATCGAACTCATCAATTCGCTTCAAGCTGAAGTGGAGTCTCTCCGAGAAAGGATTAAT CAACTAGAGACCGAGAAGGCTAAGCTCTCTCAGAAGCTCTCGGGTTGCGTCTGCCAGAAG AATGCAGGGAGTGATAGATCTCTATCTGTGGACTGCACTAGCTCGATTGGGGAAATGGAGATGctgaaattgaataaaatcgGTACACTAAACAGATCAAAATATAAAGAATCAG GTGACCATACAATGGCCTTGCATCATTTACCGAAACGACATGTTGCTTTAAAGGTTATGTATTTTGGCCAAAG ATTTTACGGTTTTGCTTCAGAGGCACAGATGGATCCAACGGTAGAA TCGGAAATTTTTAAGGCCCTTTACAAGACAAGGTTAGTATCTGGTGATAAGAAGGAATTGCAATACTCAAGATGTGGCAGAACAGACAAGGGAGTCTCGTCTGTTGGCCAA GTAATATCTCTATCTCTACGATCAAATCTTAAAGAAACATCAACCAGCAACGGATATTCTGCGGAAATCTCTGCTGAGGAATCATGTG ATGGTGAACTAGATTATGTAAAGATACTAAATAGAGCTCTTCCTAATGATATTAGAATTATTGGATGGTCACCTGCTCCAACTGATTTCAATGCAAG GTTCAATTGTTTGAGCAGGGAATACAAGTACTTCTTTTGGAgagaaaatttaaatatcatG GCAATGGAAAGTGCAGGAAAGAGATTCATTGGGGAACATGATTTCAGAAATTTTTGTAAGATGGATGCAGCTAATGTCCACAACTATAGGCGGTACATCACATCATTTGAGATTTTCTCATGCAATGAAAG GTATGGAGATGATGAGCTCTGGGCAATGAAAATCAAAGGTAGTGCTTTCCTGTGGCACCAGATCCGATGCATGGTTGCTGTGTTGTTTATGATTGGCCAAGGTCTTGAATCTTCTAAT GTGATAGACAAGTTACTGGATATTGAAAGAACAGCAAGGAAACCTCAATACAAAATGGCTCCAGAGATTCCCCTCGTTCTTCAGTCTTGTGAATTTGATGATCTCAAATTTAAGTGTTCATCAG ATGCTAAGCAAGCTCTACGTGCTCACTTGGAGAAGGAATGTCGAAGTTACAAACTTGAAGCAGCAATCTTTCACGAGGCCTTGCTCAGCTGTTCAAGCACCTTCTCGGGTATGAAAGCCACTTCTTACATATTGCCTGAAATTCTCTTACAAAACTTGTTGGTTGCAGATTCCAGTCAGCTAAACAGTAGAACAAAGAAGAAGGGACCGACTCACATTCCACTGATGTCGCGACCAACTGAGC CCTCGTATGAAGAACGACGCGCTAAACTGGCTGCTAGTCGATCAAACAAGTAG
- the LOC121755666 gene encoding tRNA pseudouridine(38/39) synthase-like isoform X3, with protein sequence MEGNPNNIELINSLQAEVESLRERINQLETEKAKLSQKLSGCVCQKNAGSDRSLSVDCTSSIGEMEMLKLNKIGTLNRSKYKESGDHTMALHHLPKRHVALKVMYFGQRFYGFASEAQMDPTVESEIFKALYKTRLVSGDKKELQYSRCGRTDKGVSSVGQVISLSLRSNLKETSTSNGYSAEISAEESCDGELDYVKILNRALPNDIRIIGWSPAPTDFNARFNCLSREYKYFFWRENLNIMAMESAGKRFIGEHDFRNFCKMDAANVHNYRRYITSFEIFSCNERYGDDELWAMKIKGSAFLWHQIRCMVAVLFMIGQGLESSNVIDKLLDIERTARKPQYKMAPEIPLVLQSCEFDDLKFKCSSDAKQALRAHLEKECRSYKLEAAIFHEALLSCSSTFSDSSQLNSRTKKKGPTHIPLMSRPTEPSYEERRAKLAASRSNK encoded by the exons ATGGAGGGAAATCCCAACAACATCGAACTCATCAATTCGCTTCAAGCTGAAGTGGAGTCTCTCCGAGAAAGGATTAAT CAACTAGAGACCGAGAAGGCTAAGCTCTCTCAGAAGCTCTCGGGTTGCGTCTGCCAGAAG AATGCAGGGAGTGATAGATCTCTATCTGTGGACTGCACTAGCTCGATTGGGGAAATGGAGATGctgaaattgaataaaatcgGTACACTAAACAGATCAAAATATAAAGAATCAG GTGACCATACAATGGCCTTGCATCATTTACCGAAACGACATGTTGCTTTAAAGGTTATGTATTTTGGCCAAAG ATTTTACGGTTTTGCTTCAGAGGCACAGATGGATCCAACGGTAGAA TCGGAAATTTTTAAGGCCCTTTACAAGACAAGGTTAGTATCTGGTGATAAGAAGGAATTGCAATACTCAAGATGTGGCAGAACAGACAAGGGAGTCTCGTCTGTTGGCCAA GTAATATCTCTATCTCTACGATCAAATCTTAAAGAAACATCAACCAGCAACGGATATTCTGCGGAAATCTCTGCTGAGGAATCATGTG ATGGTGAACTAGATTATGTAAAGATACTAAATAGAGCTCTTCCTAATGATATTAGAATTATTGGATGGTCACCTGCTCCAACTGATTTCAATGCAAG GTTCAATTGTTTGAGCAGGGAATACAAGTACTTCTTTTGGAgagaaaatttaaatatcatG GCAATGGAAAGTGCAGGAAAGAGATTCATTGGGGAACATGATTTCAGAAATTTTTGTAAGATGGATGCAGCTAATGTCCACAACTATAGGCGGTACATCACATCATTTGAGATTTTCTCATGCAATGAAAG GTATGGAGATGATGAGCTCTGGGCAATGAAAATCAAAGGTAGTGCTTTCCTGTGGCACCAGATCCGATGCATGGTTGCTGTGTTGTTTATGATTGGCCAAGGTCTTGAATCTTCTAAT GTGATAGACAAGTTACTGGATATTGAAAGAACAGCAAGGAAACCTCAATACAAAATGGCTCCAGAGATTCCCCTCGTTCTTCAGTCTTGTGAATTTGATGATCTCAAATTTAAGTGTTCATCAG ATGCTAAGCAAGCTCTACGTGCTCACTTGGAGAAGGAATGTCGAAGTTACAAACTTGAAGCAGCAATCTTTCACGAGGCCTTGCTCAGCTGTTCAAGCACCTTCTCGG ATTCCAGTCAGCTAAACAGTAGAACAAAGAAGAAGGGACCGACTCACATTCCACTGATGTCGCGACCAACTGAGC CCTCGTATGAAGAACGACGCGCTAAACTGGCTGCTAGTCGATCAAACAAGTAG
- the LOC121755656 gene encoding NAC domain-containing protein 17-like, which produces MMVNPDNSVDGNAFPPGFRFHPTDEELVLYYLKRKVCRQRHLLDVIAETDVYKWDPEELPGLSKLKTGDRQWFFFSPRDRKYPNGARSSRATMHGFWKATGKVRVISRGDHAVGLKKTLVFYRGRAPKGERTDWVMHEYTMNEEELNRCQAAMEYYVLYKVYKKSGPGPKNGEQYGAPFREEDWNGDIVEVPSAIEKEILQKPLNDITPINSSKGVEFQGLSSFDYLEEVMNQIVDEPLPVQPNCREEDWTNDKVQVPSAIEKDILQKQVNEIAPINSSKVVDFQGLSSFDYLEEVMNQIVDEPLPVQPPVIDHQYNLEQFASEDISYEAPQPFVQQPIVDNSFDLAQSDAFQFLPTDAPEASSAPVANVPNSEFIDESFLGDFLELNDLGPDTSSQNPSELVNDSDNLSIDDFDCLRELELLQDVPLFLCYEGPVELGQTSQPDMNNNFGNGEIDPISSSCMNNVENTTSYMLQQQFNNHDGISYQMSADDQSCSVVTEAHTNLGFAPPSTSGVLHQNPNYGSVNHSAGANQSGRGKQDDGGTDSLFSSALWSFVESIPTSPASASECALVNKAFERMSSFSKVRMNGKNLNVAAGNAMAKSGKSRTGPVFLSLLGLMCAILWMVIIT; this is translated from the exons ATGATGGTGAATCCGGATAATTCGGTCGACGGGAATGCTTTCCCACCGGGATTCCGATTCCACCCCACTGATGAGGAGCTCGTGCTTTACTATCTCAAGCGGAAGGTCTGCCGCCAGCGCCATCTCCTCGACGTCATCGCTGAGACCGATGTTTACAAGTGGGATCCCGAGGAGCTGCCTG GGctttcaaaattgaaaacagGTGATAGGCAATGGTTCTTCTTCAGTCCAAGAGATAGGAAATACCCAAATGGAGCAAGGTCCAGTAGGGCAACAATGCATGGATTTTGGAAAGCAACTGGGAAGGTCCGTGTCATCTCACGTGGGGATCATGCTGTTGGTTTAAAGAAGACTCTGGTATTCTATAGAGGCCGTGCGCCTAAAGGAGAGCGCACCGACTGGGTGATGCATGAATACACCATGAATGAAGAAGAGCTGAACAGATGCCAGGCTGCTATGGAATACTATGTGCTGTACAAGGTCTACAAAAAAAGTGGGCCTGGTCCCAAAAATGGCGAGCAATATGGCGCACCTTTTAGGGAGGAGGATTGGAATGGTGACATAGTTGAAGTACCATCtgcaattgagaaagaaattCTACAAAAGCCATTGAACGATATCACACCTATCAATAGTAGTAAAGGAGTTGAATTTCAAGGCCTATCCTCATTTGATTATCTCGAGGAAGTCATGAACCAAATTGTAGACGAGCCCCTCCCTGTTCAGCCAAATTGTAGGGAGGAGGATTGGACTAATGACAAAGTTCAAGTACCATCTGCAATTGAGAAGGATATTCTACAAAAACAAGTGAATGAGATTGCACCTATCAATAGTAGTAAAGTAGTTGATTTTCAAGGCCTATCCTCATTTGATTATCTCGAGGAAGTCATGAACCAAATTGTAGATGAGCCCCTCCCTGTTCAGCCACCAGTCATTGATCATCAGTATAATCTGGAGCAGTTTGCCAGTGAGGACATTTCTTATGAAGCTCCCCAACCATTTGTTCAGCAACCTATTGTAGATAATAGTTTCGACCTCGCACAGTCGGATGCATTTCAGTTCCTGCCAACCGATGCACCGGAGGCCTCTTCTGCCCCAGTTGCTAATGTGCCAAATTCTGAATTCATTGATGAGTCCTTCCTCGGAGATTTTCTTGAATTGAATGATTTGGGCCCAGATACGTCTTCACAAAACCCTAGTGAACTGGTTAATGATTCGGATAATCTTTCAATTGATGATTTTGACTGTCTGCGCGAGCTCGAACTGTTGCAAGATGTACCCCTATTCCTTTGTTATGAGGGGCCTGTTGAGTTGGGACAGACATCTCAACCGGACATGAATAATAACTTTGGAAATGGAGAAATTGATCCAATCTCAAGCTCTTGTATGAATAACGTCGAGAACACTACAAGTTACATGCTGCAGCAACAATTTAACAATCACGATGGAATCAGCTATCAGATGAGCGCTGATGACCAAAGTTGCAGTGTTGTAACCGAGGCACACACAAATCTGGGATTCGCTCCTCCATCGACTTCAG GTGTTTTACATCAAAATCCAAATTATGGTTCCGTAAATCATTCTGCGGGAGCAAATCAAAGTGGAAGAGGAAAACAGGATGATGGTGGTACAGACTCATTGTTCTCCTCTGCTCTCTGGTCTTTTGTGGAGTCTATACCAACAAGTCCTGCTTCAGCTTCTGAATGTGCTTTGGTAAATAAGGCGTTCGAACGAATGTCTAGCTTCAGTAAAGTAAGAATGAATGGCAAGAACTTAAATGTAGCTGCAGGTAATGCCATGGCAAAATCTGGCAAATCGAGAACTGGTCCTGTTTTTTTGTCTTTGCTAGGATTGATGTGTGCTATCCTATGGATGGTGATTATAACCTAA
- the LOC121755652 gene encoding uncharacterized aarF domain-containing protein kinase At1g71810, chloroplastic → MLLVPPSLPPSFPPAYFASARHSRLCTTLRRHLVAATNEVDAFTQYSGYLFQLSSSEAESLNEYKISKIAAIYQKKPLILLRRLLQTATTLCRWFALRYYDRITERADVMFEARAAELRKILVQLGPAYIKIAQAISSRPDLIPPTYLDELSLLQDRITPFSTTVAFDIIEQELGLPIDVLFSEISPEPVAAASLGQVYQARLRSSGKVVAIKVQRPGVRAAISLDILILRFLAGVVKRVGRFNTDLQSVVDEWATSLFREMDYIQEAKNGVKFRQLYGSINDVVVPEMYVEQTSGRVLTMEWVEGQKLAEVKDLYMIQVGVYCSFNQLLEFGFYHADPHPGNLLRTYDGKLAYLDFGMMGEFREELRDGFIEACLHLVNRDYDALAVDFVTLGLLPPTADKEEVTKALTGVFRGAVDKGVRNISFGDLLGDLGFTMYKYKFRIPSYFSLVIRSLAVLEGIAISSDPNYKVLGNTYPWIARKVLTGSSAKLNSSLQTLLYKDGVFRIDRLESLLSESLRARTERALVEEQVEDNSKKMIKQVLSFTLDETGAFVREILLDELAKGLDALGLATLDSLTANLPFRPSSTSMTDEDINNLQTLRRLTLLISELQRTETSAAGVNIQKQQSDGAALVPYGSKSAQEMLPVLFSAISELPQDSQQQLLRLPADLAGKLVSRIAARTLKRAFL, encoded by the exons ATGCTGCTCGTCCCTCCTTCATTGCCGCCGTCGTTTCCACCTGCCTATTTCGCCTCCGCCCGCCATTCGCGCCTTTGTACGACGCTTCGGCGCCACCTGGTTGCCGCGACTAATGAAGTCGACGCCTTCACGCAATACTCCGGCTACCTCTTCCAGCTCAGCTCATCTGAAGCCGAATCACTCAATGAATACAAAATATCCAAAATCGCCGCCATATATCAGAAGAAGCCTCTGATTCTCCTCCGCCGCTTGCTGCAGACCGCTACCACTCTCTGCCGCTGGTTCGCCCTCCGCTATTATGACCGTATCACCGAGCGTGCGGACGTCATGTTCGAG GCCAGAGCTGCTGAATTGAGGAAGATATTAGTACAACTTGGCCCG GCTTATATTAAGATAGCTCAGGCCATTTCGTCTCGACCT GATTTGATACCGCCCACATATTTGGATGAACTTTCACTCTTACAAGATCGAATTACACCATTTTCAACAACAGTTGCATTTGATATAATAGAACAAGAACTTGGATTACCGATAGATGTACTATTTTCAGAAATCTCCCCTGAGCCAGTGGCAGCAGCATCACTTGGACAG GTTTATCAAGCTAGGCTTCGATCAAGTGGGAAGGTTGTTGCCATAAAAGTGCAGAGGCCTGGAGTTAGAGCTGCAATCTCATTGGACATACTGATCTTGCGTTTCTTGGCAGGGGTTGTAAAGCGAGTAGGAAGATTTAACACAGACCTCCAG TCAGTGGTTGACGAATGGGCCACAAGCCTTTTCCGG GAGATGGATTACATCCAAGAAGCAAAAAATGGAGTAAAGTTTAG ACAGTTATACGGCAGCATAAATGATGTTGTGGTTCCTGAAATGTATGTTGAGCAAACATCTGGCAGGGTTCTTACCATGGAATGGGTTGAG GGTCAAAAGCTAGCGGAAGTGAAGGATCTTTACATGATTCAG GTGGGGGTCTATTGTTCATTCAATCAACTCCTAGAGTTTGGGTTTTATCACGCTGATCCGCATCCTGGGAACCTGCTTCGCACATACGATGGGAAACTAGCCTACCTAG ACTTTGGAATGATGGGTGAATTCAGAGAAGAACTTCGTGATGGCTTTATTGAAGCTTGTCTCCACCTTGTTAACCGTGATTACGATGCACTTGCAGTAGACTTTGTAACTCTTGG GCTTCTTCCACCTACAGCTGACAAGGAAGAAGTTACAAAAGCATTAACAG GTGTCTTTCGAGGTGCTGTTGACAAAGGAGTTCGCAACATAAGCTTTGGGGATCTTCTTGGAGATTTGGGATTCACCAT GTACAAATACAAGTTCAGGATTCCATCTTATTTCTCGCTTGTCATAAGAAG CCTGGCTGTTTTGGAAGGAATCGCCATTAGCTCTGATCCAAATTACAAAGTTCTGGGCAATACCTACCCTTGGATTGCCAGAAAAGTGCTTACTGGAAGCTCCGCGAAATTGAATTCTTCATTGCAAACTCTTCTTTACAAG GATGGTGTATTCAGAATTGATCGACTGGAGTCTCTCTTATCAGAG TCACTGCGTGCCAGGACAGAAAGAGCTTTGGTTGAAGAACAGGTAGAAGACAACTCTAAGAAGATGATCAAGCAAGTTCTTTCCTTTACTTTAGATGAAACG GGAGCATTCGTGAGAGAAATACttcttgatgaacttgctaag GGATTGGATGCACTTGGATTAGCGACCTTGGACTCACTTACAGCAAACCTACCCTTCAGGCCAAGTTCGACCTCCATGACTGATGAAGATATCAACAATCTGCAAACTCTGAGACGCCTTACGCTATTAATTTCAGAGCTTCAACGAACTGAAACTTCTGCAGCG GGAGTCAACATCCAGAAACAACAGTCAGATGGAGCCGCACTGGTCCCTTATGGATCGAAATCTGCTCAGGAAATGCTGCCAGTTCTTTTCTCTGCAATTTCTGAG CTCCCACAAGATTCACAACAACAATTGCTAAGACTGCCAGCAGATCTGGCCGGAAAACTAGTCTCACGCATTGCTGCCAGGACGTTAAAACGGGCATTCCTATAA
- the LOC121754698 gene encoding transcription factor SRM1-like, with amino-acid sequence MNTSDLSSWTWEENKLFEDCILDSVGQWEEIAARLGTKSAIEVERHYALLLKDLKAMEAGEEIELPAYLERSKFVKRKMSKAKPWTEDEHRLFLKGLDKYGKGDWKSISRFEVRTRNPTQVASHAQKHFKRQKENQMKKRRSIFDSSN; translated from the exons ATGAATACTAGTGATTTGTCAAGTTGGACGTGGGAAGAGAACAAGCTATTCGAGGACTGCATTCTGGATTCTGTTGGTCAATGGGAGGAAATCGCTGCTCGTTTGGGGACAAAATCCGCGATTGAGGTTGAACGCCACTACGCCCTGCTGTTGAAGGACTTGAAGGCGATGGAAGCAGGGGAGGAGATTGAGCTCCCGGCCTACCTGGAACGCTCCAAATTCGTGAAAAGGAAAATGAGTAAAGCAAAACCTTGGACTGAAGATGAGCATAG GCTATTTCTGAAAGGATTGGACAAATATGGAAAAGGGGATTGGAAGAGCATATCTAGATTCGAGGTCCGTACAAGAAATCCAACGCAGGTTGCAAGTCATGCCCAAAAGCACTTCAAGCGCCAGAAGGAGAATCAAATGAAGAAGCGACGCAGCATTTTCGACTCTTCCAATTAA